One Loxodonta africana isolate mLoxAfr1 chromosome 6, mLoxAfr1.hap2, whole genome shotgun sequence DNA window includes the following coding sequences:
- the RPRM gene encoding protein reprimo, whose protein sequence is MNPALGNQTDVAGLFLANSSEALERAVRCCTQASVVTDDGFAEGGPDERSLYIMRVVQIAVMCVLSLTVVFGIFFLGCNLLIKSEGMINFLVKDRRPSKEVEAVVVGPY, encoded by the coding sequence ATGAATCCGGCGCTGGGCAACCAGACCGACGTGGCGGGCCTGTTCCTGGCCAACAGCAGCGAGGCGCTGGAGCGCGCAGTGCGCTGCTGCACCCAGGCGTCCGTGGTGACCGACGACGGCTTCGCCGAGGGCGGCCCGGACGAGCGCAGCCTGTACATCATGCGCGTGGTGCAGATCGCCGTCATGTGCGTGCTCTCGCTCACCGTGGTCTTCGGCATCTTCTTCCTCGGCTGCAACCTGCTCATCAAGTCCGAAGGCATGATCAACTTCCTGGTGAAGGACCGGAGACCGTCTAAGGAGGTGGAGGCGGTGGTCGTAGGGCCCTATTGA